Part of the Arthrobacter globiformis genome is shown below.
GCCAGCTGGGGGTCCGGCAGCTGTCGCGTCGGTCGGCTGTCGCGTCCCTCAGCCCGCGGATCGGCCGGGGGTTTCCCTGCCCTGAATCCCCCGCCGGAACGCCGTCGAATACCCCGGCTCCCGCCGGAGCCGGCGGGCGTAGGCTGGACTTTGGGGGGAGACACCGGAAGAGGAACCCATGGGCATGGTTTTTGAGGACCGGGAAGACGCAGGACGGCAGCTTGCGGCCGCCCTTCCGCAATTCCGCGAGCGCCCGGACACCCTGGTGCTTGGCCTGGCCCGGGGCGGCATCCCGGTGGCCGCCGCCGCGGCCGGGGTCCTGCACCTGCCCTTCGGTGCCCTGCTGGTCCGCAAGCTTGGCATCCCGGGCCATGACGAGACTGCATACGGCGCGCTCGCATACTCAGGCGGAAGGATCGTCCGCCTTCTCAACAGGCCCCTCGTGGAGCGGATTTTGGACGACGGCGTGCGGCAGGAGTGGCTCGACCAGGTGGAGCACCGGGAGCGGACCGAACTGATGCGCCGCGCCGACAGCTATCCGGCTGTGCACCCCGACGTGAACGGCAAGACGGCCCTGCTCGTGGACGACGGCCTGGCGACAGGGGCCACCATGCGGGCGGCCGTCGAGGCGGTACGGATGGCCGGCGCTGCATCGGTAGTGGCCGCCGCGCCCGTCGGTTCAATCGAGGCGGAAAAGTCGTTGTCCCGGGTCTGCAATGTCCTGTGTCTCCACCTGCCC
Proteins encoded:
- a CDS encoding phosphoribosyltransferase → MGMVFEDREDAGRQLAAALPQFRERPDTLVLGLARGGIPVAAAAAGVLHLPFGALLVRKLGIPGHDETAYGALAYSGGRIVRLLNRPLVERILDDGVRQEWLDQVEHRERTELMRRADSYPAVHPDVNGKTALLVDDGLATGATMRAAVEAVRMAGAASVVAAAPVGSIEAEKSLSRVCNVLCLHLPGRFRAVGAFYRHFEQLRDEDAIALLHGARI